The sequence below is a genomic window from Thermoflavifilum sp..
AACTTCGCCTGCGGCTCATCATAACCCATTCGCTGAAAAATATCAGCACAGAATGCCTGTAAATCGCCTACCGCAAATGTTTGATCCATGGAATCTTCTGTGAAGCGAAGAAATCAATCTGTTCCGAGAACATCATCGGCTACCTTCACTTAAGCCTGCGCTGCCGGTCCGCCAAAATTCATGGGAATGGTCACTGGATCCTGATCTTGAATGACGCCATGCACCGCTTCATATTTTTTGATGTTATCAGCCAGTGCTTTTAGAAGGCGCTTGGCATGCTGAGGGGTGACAATAATCCTCGATTTTACGCGGGCCTTGGGCATGCCGGGCATCACCGTTATGAAATCCAGGACAAACTCGGCGTTGGAATGCGTAATCACAGCCAGGTTAGCATAAATGCCCTCGGCCATGTCTTCACTCAGCTCTATATTCAGCTGATTCTGATTTTCTGGTTGCTGACTCATGCTGCAAAGTTTCTTCTGCCAGCAAAGGTAGCAATTCCTGAAAAGCCGATCATGGAAATTATACCAGCTCGACACCCGTATGGTTATTTAAAAATTTTTCCGGGCAGGACACCACAGGATA
It includes:
- a CDS encoding DUF3467 domain-containing protein, encoding MSQQPENQNQLNIELSEDMAEGIYANLAVITHSNAEFVLDFITVMPGMPKARVKSRIIVTPQHAKRLLKALADNIKKYEAVHGVIQDQDPVTIPMNFGGPAAQA